In a single window of the Pseudorca crassidens isolate mPseCra1 chromosome 9, mPseCra1.hap1, whole genome shotgun sequence genome:
- the ANKK1 gene encoding ankyrin repeat and protein kinase domain-containing protein 1, translating into MAAGVEQRLGGLPVFTRDDFEGTWRPVASGGFSQVFQARHKRWRTEYAIKCSRCLQPDTISSDVNCLIEEATKMEKIKFQYIVSIYGVCEQPLGVVMEFMANGSLEKMLPTHSLCWQLKFRIIHETGLAMNFLHSMNPPLLHLDLKPGNILLDSHMHVKVSDFGLSKWMEQSARMQYIKRSALQGTLSYIPPEMFLESNKGPGPKYDVYSFGIVIWEILTQKKPYSGFNMMTIMVRVAAGLRPSLQPVSDEWPAEAQHMVDLMRRCWDQDPKKRPCFPDITVETDTLLSLLQSPVADPESEALARKVSCTACLCRPREVSEEISQELTDSDSGDYLKRVLTLSDGESLVLRDEQLRIRENKVTALHFLVAQGRLERVRLLLAQEVDVDCQRACGYTPLLVATQDQHPDLCALLLKHGADANLVDEDGWAPLHFAAQNGDDRTARLLLDHGARVDAQEHGGWTPLHLAVQNNFENVARLLVSRQADPNLQEAEGKTPLHVAAYFGHVSLVKLLTGQGAKLDARQRNLRTPLHLAVERGKVRAIQHLLKSGAAADALDQRGYSPLHIATARGKHLVGKMLLRYGASLELPTHQGWTPLHLAAYKGHLEIIHLLAESHADVGAPGGMNWTPLHLAARHGAEVVVSALLQCGADPNAPERSGWTPLHLAVQRGAFLSVINLLEHHADVHARNKVGWTPAHLAALKGNMAILRVLVKAGAQLDTQDGVGCTPLQLALWS; encoded by the exons ATGGCCGCGGGCGTGGAGCAGCGGCTGGGCGGCCTCCCCGTCTTCACCCGCGACGACTTCGAGGGTACCTGGCGCCCAGTGGCGAGCGGCGGCTTCAGCCAGGTGTTCCAGGCGCGGCACAAGCGCTGGCGGACCGAGTACGCCATCAAGTGCTCCCGCTGCCTCCAGCCTGACACCATCAG CTCTGACGTGAATTGCCTCATTGAAGAAGCAACCAAGATGGAGAAGATCAAGTTTCAGTACATCGTGTCCATCTACGGGGTATGCGAGCAGCCCCTGGGTGTTGTGATGGAGTTCATGGCCAACGGCTCCCTGGAGAAGATGCTGCCCACTCACAGCCTCTGCTGGCAGCTCAAGTTCCGCATCATCCATGAGACCGGCTTGGCCATGAACTTCCTCCACAGCATGAACCCACCACTTCTCCACCTGGACCTCAAGCCAGGCAACATCCtcctggacagccacatgcatgTCAAG GTGTCAGACTTCGGCCTGTCCAAGTGGATGGAACAGTCGGCCCGGATGCAGTACATCAAGAGGTCAGCTCTGCAGGGCACCCTCAGCTACATCCCCCCTGAGATGTTCCTGGAGAGCAACAAGGGTCCAGGTCCCAAATACGATGTGTACAG CTTCGGGATTGTCATCTGGGAGATCCTCACTCAGAAGAAACCGTATTCAG GCTTCAACATGATGACCATTATGGTGCGAGTGGCCGCAGGCCTGCGGCCCTCCCTGCAGCCTGTCTCTGATGAGTGGCCGGCGGAGGCCCAGCATATGGTGGACCTGATGAGGCGCTGTTGGGACCAGGACCCCAAGAAGAGGCCCTGCTTTCCAG ACATCACAGTGGAGACAGACACGCTGCTGTCCCTGCTCCAGAGTCCTGTGGCTGACCCAGAGAGCGAGGCCCTGGCCAGGAAGGTGTCCTGCACAGCGTGTCTGTGCCGGCCCCGGGAG GTCAGTGAGGAGATCAGCCAGGAGCTAACAGACAGCG ACTCAGGAGACTACTTGAAGCGGGTCCTGACTCTCTCAGACGGCGAGAGCCTGGTCCTGCGTGATGAGCAGCTGCGCATCCGTGAGAACAAGGTCACTGCCCTCCACTTCCTGGTGGCTCAGGGCCGCCTGGAGCGGGTGAGGCTTCTGCTGGCCCAGGAGGTTGACGTGGACTGCCAGAGGGCCTGCGGCTACACTCCCCTCCTCGTCGCCACCCAGGACCAGCACCCCGACCTCTGTGCCCTGCTCCTGAAGCACGGTGCCGACGCCAACCTGGTGGACGAGGACGGCTGGGCCCCGCTGCACTTCGCAGCCCAGAATGGGGACGACCGCACTGCCCGCCTCCTCCTGGACCACGGGGCCCGTGTGGATGCCCAGGAGCACGGGGGGTGGACCCCGCTCCACCTGGCTGTACAGAACAACTTTGAGAATGTGGCACGGCTTCTGGTCTCCCGTCAGGCTGACCCCAACCTGCAGGAGGCTGAGGGCAAGACCCCTCTCCACGTGGCCGCCTACTTTGGCCATGTCAGCCTGGTCAAGCTACTAACAGGCCAGGGGGCCAAGCTGGATGCTCGGCAGAGAAACCTGAGGACACCGCTGCACCTGGCGGTGGAGCGAGGCAAAGTGAGGGCCATCCAACACCTATTAAAGAGTGGGGCGGCCGCTGATGCCCTTGACCAGAGAGGCTACAGCCCACTGCACATCGCCACTGCCAGGGGCAAGCACCTTGTTGGCAAGATGCTGCTCAGGTACGGCGCCAGCCTCGAGCTGCCGACCCACCAGGGCTGGACGCCCCTGCATCTAGCAGCCTACAAGGGCCACCTGGAGATCATCCACCTGCTGGCTGAGAGCCACGCAGACGTGGGGGCTCCCGGAGGCATGAACTGGACCcccctgcacctggccgcccgtCATGGGGCAGAGGTGGTGGTGTCCGCACTGCTGCAGTGTGGGGCTGACCCCAATGCTCCCGAGCGGTCAGGCTGGACGCCCCTCCACCTGGCGGTCCAGAGGGGGGCCTTCCTGAGCGTCATCAACCTCCTGGAGCACCATGCAGACGTCCACGCCCGCAACAAGGTGGGCTGGACGCCTGCCCACCTGGCCGCCCTCAAGGGCAACATGGCCATCCTCAGGGTGCTGGTCAAGGCCGGTGCCCAGCTGGACACCCAGGACGGGGTAGGCTGCACACCCCTGCAGCTGGCCCTCTGGAGCTAA